One region of Armatimonadota bacterium genomic DNA includes:
- the hpt gene encoding hypoxanthine phosphoribosyltransferase, whose protein sequence is MLDDVAEVLIPEEALQSRVRELGRQISEDYEGKEPLLVGILTGAVFFVCDLLRAITIPVHLDFMATSAYGRGTESTGVVRILKDLNESIEGRHVIIVDDIVDTGLTMDYLLTTLKARYPASLAVCVLLDKAERRIREVPLRYVGFRIPNRFVVGYGLDYAGLYRNLPFVCVLKPEVYQ, encoded by the coding sequence TTGCTGGACGACGTAGCGGAGGTGTTGATCCCGGAGGAGGCGCTGCAGTCCCGGGTGCGGGAGCTGGGCCGCCAGATTTCAGAGGACTACGAAGGGAAGGAACCGTTGCTGGTGGGAATCCTCACGGGCGCGGTGTTCTTCGTGTGCGATCTCCTGCGGGCCATCACCATCCCCGTGCACCTGGATTTCATGGCCACCAGCGCCTATGGCCGGGGCACGGAGAGCACGGGGGTGGTGCGGATCCTCAAGGACCTCAATGAGAGCATCGAGGGGCGGCACGTGATCATCGTGGATGACATCGTGGACACCGGGCTCACCATGGACTACCTGCTCACCACCCTGAAGGCCCGGTATCCCGCGAGTCTTGCGGTGTGCGTGCTTCTGGACAAGGCGGAACGCCGCATCCGGGAGGTCCCTCTGCGGTACGTGGGCTTCCGGATTCCCAACAGGTTCGTGGTGGGCTACGGTCTGGACTACGCGGGGCTGTACCGGAACCTGCCCTTCGTGTGCGTGCTGAAGCCGGAGGTGTACCAATGA
- a CDS encoding GuaB3 family IMP dehydrogenase-related protein — translation MGEPLGIGRWARRAYGYDDIALVPAASTLDPEDVDTSWEVAGFRFRIPVLAAAMDSVTDVRVAALLHGLGGAAVLNLEGIQTRYEDPAEAIEAIVQAPPERCVAVLQEVYRRPVRDDLVARRIQELKRAGAVAMASVTPANAPHLAPLAREAGLDVLVVQSTVVTAQHRSTRGRGVSLRELVDRLGIPVLAGNCVSYAQAMGLLEAGVAGVFVGVGPGAACTSRRVLGVGVPQVTALCDVAAARDAYYVRTGRYVPVIADGGLTVGGDLAKAIACGADAVMLGSALARAAEAPGRGYHWGMATPHPALPRGTRIYVGTTGTLRQILLGPAQVDDGSQNLVEALRTAMGMCGASTIREMHQVEVVLAPALATEGKAVQFAQRVGQGRP, via the coding sequence GTGGGAGAGCCTCTCGGCATTGGTCGGTGGGCACGCCGGGCCTACGGGTACGACGACATCGCCCTGGTTCCCGCCGCGAGCACCCTGGATCCCGAGGATGTGGACACCTCGTGGGAGGTGGCGGGCTTCCGTTTCCGCATCCCCGTGCTCGCCGCGGCCATGGACAGCGTGACGGATGTGCGGGTGGCGGCGCTCCTGCACGGGCTGGGTGGAGCTGCGGTACTCAACCTGGAGGGAATCCAGACCCGGTACGAGGATCCCGCGGAGGCCATCGAGGCCATCGTCCAGGCTCCCCCGGAGAGATGCGTGGCGGTTCTGCAGGAGGTGTACCGCCGTCCGGTCCGGGACGACCTCGTTGCCCGCCGCATCCAGGAGCTCAAGCGGGCGGGCGCGGTGGCCATGGCCTCCGTGACCCCCGCGAACGCCCCCCACCTCGCCCCCCTCGCCCGGGAGGCGGGGCTCGACGTGCTCGTAGTCCAGTCCACCGTGGTGACCGCGCAGCATCGCTCCACCCGTGGCCGGGGAGTTTCCCTGCGGGAGCTGGTGGACCGGCTGGGGATCCCCGTCCTGGCGGGGAACTGTGTCTCGTACGCCCAGGCCATGGGGCTGCTGGAGGCGGGGGTGGCGGGGGTGTTCGTGGGCGTGGGGCCCGGGGCCGCGTGCACGAGCCGCCGCGTGCTGGGGGTTGGCGTTCCGCAGGTCACCGCCCTGTGCGACGTGGCTGCGGCCCGGGATGCCTACTACGTCCGCACGGGTCGCTATGTCCCCGTGATCGCGGATGGTGGGCTCACGGTAGGGGGAGATCTCGCGAAGGCCATCGCGTGCGGAGCGGACGCGGTGATGCTGGGGAGTGCCCTCGCGCGTGCGGCGGAGGCGCCGGGACGGGGATACCACTGGGGCATGGCCACCCCGCATCCCGCCCTTCCCCGGGGCACCCGCATTTATGTGGGAACCACGGGGACGCTGCGCCAGATCCTCCTGGGCCCCGCGCAGGTGGACGATGGGAGCCAGAATCTCGTGGAGGCCCTTCGGACAGCCATGGGGATGTGCGGGGCTTCTACCATCCGGGAGATGCACCAGGTGGAGGTGGTGCTGGCCCCCGCCCTCGCCACGGAGGGCAAGGCGGTGCAGTTCGCCCAGCGGGTGGGCCAGGGCCGGCCGTGA
- the guaA gene encoding glutamine-hydrolyzing GMP synthase — protein MQVEEAPAELRPASPELVLVLDFGAQYTQLIARRIRELRVYSLILPYDAPLARIRDLRPKGIVLSGGPRSVYEPDAPQADAALLSLGIPVLGICYGMQWMAHVLGGRTGPSPHREYGRTRLVVEEPDVLFAGLERRLLCWMSHGDAVLDLPPGFVSLARTDQGVCAAMAHPARRLFGVQFHPEVSHTPWGREVLRNFLFTVCGCTGSWTMTSFLEEAVVWVREQVGAGRVLCALSGGVDSSAAAALVHRAVGDQLRCIFVDHGFLRKGEAEQVVRTFRDHFRVPLIHVDAAPRFLERLRGVSDPEEKRRRIGEEFVRVFEEHARQLGRIDFLVQGTLYPDVIESGTRTAARIKTHHNVGGLPERMSFQLIEPFRELFKDEVREVAKALGLPDELIWRHPFPGPGLAIRVVGEVTAEKLRILREADAIVMEEIRRAGLARSLWQAFCVLLPVRTVGVAGDARTYGYAAVVRAVTSEDGMTADWARLPPELLETLAARITREVPEITRVVYDITSKPPATIEWE, from the coding sequence ATGCAGGTGGAGGAAGCGCCCGCGGAACTCCGTCCGGCCTCCCCAGAGCTCGTTCTCGTCCTCGATTTCGGCGCCCAGTACACGCAGCTGATCGCCCGTCGGATCCGGGAGCTCCGGGTCTACAGCCTCATCCTCCCCTACGATGCGCCGCTGGCCCGCATCCGGGACCTCCGGCCCAAGGGGATCGTGCTCTCCGGTGGACCCCGGAGCGTCTACGAACCCGACGCTCCCCAGGCGGATGCCGCCCTGCTCTCCCTGGGGATTCCCGTGCTGGGGATCTGTTACGGCATGCAGTGGATGGCCCACGTGCTGGGCGGTCGCACGGGCCCTAGCCCCCACCGGGAGTACGGCCGCACCCGGCTGGTGGTGGAAGAGCCGGATGTGCTGTTCGCGGGGCTGGAGCGGCGGTTGCTGTGCTGGATGAGCCACGGGGACGCGGTGCTGGACCTGCCGCCCGGTTTTGTCAGCCTGGCCCGCACGGATCAGGGAGTGTGCGCGGCCATGGCGCATCCCGCCCGGCGGCTGTTCGGTGTGCAGTTCCACCCGGAGGTTTCCCACACTCCCTGGGGACGGGAGGTGCTGCGGAACTTCCTGTTCACGGTGTGCGGGTGTACCGGATCCTGGACCATGACCTCGTTCCTCGAGGAGGCCGTGGTCTGGGTGCGGGAACAGGTGGGGGCTGGAAGGGTGCTGTGCGCCCTCTCGGGCGGAGTGGACTCCTCCGCGGCCGCGGCTTTAGTGCACCGGGCGGTGGGGGATCAGCTCCGTTGCATCTTCGTGGATCACGGGTTTCTGCGCAAAGGCGAGGCGGAGCAGGTAGTGCGCACCTTCCGGGATCACTTCCGCGTCCCCCTGATCCACGTGGATGCCGCCCCGCGTTTCCTGGAACGGTTGCGGGGCGTGTCCGACCCGGAGGAGAAGCGGCGGCGCATCGGGGAGGAGTTCGTGCGGGTCTTCGAGGAGCACGCGCGCCAGCTGGGACGCATCGACTTCCTCGTGCAGGGCACGCTCTATCCGGACGTCATCGAGAGCGGCACCCGGACCGCGGCCCGCATCAAGACCCACCACAACGTGGGTGGCCTCCCGGAACGTATGAGTTTTCAGCTGATAGAGCCCTTCCGGGAGCTCTTTAAGGACGAGGTGCGGGAGGTGGCGAAGGCCCTGGGGCTTCCGGACGAGCTCATCTGGCGCCATCCCTTCCCCGGCCCGGGCCTCGCCATCCGGGTGGTGGGGGAGGTGACGGCGGAGAAGCTGCGCATCCTCCGGGAGGCGGACGCTATCGTGATGGAGGAAATCCGGCGGGCAGGGCTCGCGCGTTCCCTCTGGCAGGCCTTCTGTGTTCTGCTGCCCGTGCGGACGGTGGGCGTGGCCGGGGATGCCCGCACGTACGGGTATGCGGCCGTGGTGCGGGCGGTGACCAGCGAAGACGGCATGACTGCGGACTGGGCGCGCCTGCCCCCGGAGCTGCTGGAGACCCTGGCGGCCCGGATCACCCGGGAGGTTCCGGAGATCACCCGGGTGGTCTACGACATCACCTCCAAGCCCCCCGCCACCATCGAGTGGGAGTAG